A region from the Cannabis sativa cultivar Pink pepper isolate KNU-18-1 chromosome 9, ASM2916894v1, whole genome shotgun sequence genome encodes:
- the LOC133031435 gene encoding uncharacterized protein LOC133031435, with amino-acid sequence MSPRRSVRINGNRNIHVDAAPAPARGEGRGDGRCGGRRGGQSGRGGRQGESVAPVDEVALEQQQPPNAQAEILRENARIREELTQEISRLRAQNEELRRNQNPPVRNLALQPAAMNPEPIQRFEPVYERFRKQQPPIFNGSSDSLEAEEWLRSVESILEYMDLNDRERVSCAASLLKKDARIWWEVVRQSGNITTMTWLDFVDVFNRKYYSAAILAAKEDEFMNLRQNNLTVTEYARQFDRLAKFAQEIVPTEALRVKRFLKGMNPMIKKDVKIMVGTNTVYAEVLEKALEDELLENDIKKENAAKWEARRNNGGNQENKRKHEGNHGNDRDKKGKAVVQNNNNGVKRSYVEFPISPKCNRKHLGECKMKSGVCYNCGQPGHLKKNCPKGQKKENQAAPARVFALTRGEAATSNTVVSGQVSIYGLPCNVLFDSGATHSYIATRLIDSIDKPCDLLRCGIVTELPSGETMLSIRRMRDVPIIIESKELMGDLIELGIKEYDVILGMDWLSSHGATINCRKKLLVFETKAGDQFIFKGDKLALRTPLISSLKASQLMKAGCMTFLASVVDRAIETQLNVENVHIVCEFPDVFPEDLPGLPPDREVEFIIELAPWTNPISKAPYRMAPNELKELKIQLHELLDKGFIRPSYSPWGAPVLFVKKKDGSMRMCVDYRELNKVTIKNKYPLPRIDDLFDQLQGSAVFSKIDLRSGYHQLKVRKEDIPKTAFRTRYGHYEFLVMSFGLTNAPAAFMDMMNKVFKEYLDKFVVVFIDDILIYSKTVEEHEEHLRMTLNRLKENQLYAKFKKCEFWLEKVAFLGHIVSKDGIEVDPTKIEAVKSWPTPKTASEVRSFLGLAGYYRRFVEGFSKIATPLTNLTRKTQKFVWSEKCEDSFQTLKDKLITAPVLCVPNNKDKFVVYCDASKQGLGCMLMQNDKVVAYVSRQLKEYEQRYPTHDLELAAELNMRQRRWLELVKDYDCEIHYHPGKANVVADALSRRSYASLAILAQMEMPLQQELQRSGIEIITQKLANLTIVSTLLQELKDAQIVDEFLQKKRASMPEKEAEDFSEGTDSMLRYKGRVCVANDIELKRKIMMEAHTTPYSMHPGSTKM; translated from the exons ATGTCTCCAAGAAGATCAGTTCGAATCAACGGCAATAGAAACATCCACGTGGATGCAGCTCCAGCACCCGCAAGGGGCGAAGGCCGAGGTGATGGTCGATGCGGAGGCCGACGTGGAGGCCAAAGCGGTAGGGGAGGTAGACAAGGAGAATCGGTAGCACCGGTAGATGAAGTAGCACTCGAACAACAACAACCTCCCAATGCTCAAGCTGAGATACTCCGAGAAAACGCTCGTATACGTGAGGAGCTAACTCAAGAAATTTCAAGGCTACGAGCTCAGAATGAGGAGTTACGCCGGAATCAAAATCCACCCGTTAGAAACCTAGCTCTTCAACCAGCTGCAATGAATCCAGAACCAATACAACGTTTTGAACCTGTGTACGAGCGATTCAGGAAACAACAACCACCAATATTCAATGGGAGCTCGGACTCACTTGAAGCTGAGGAGTGGTTGCGCTCAGTGGAGTCCATATTGGAATATATGGACCTCAATGATAGGGAAAGAGTATCCTGTGCTGCCAGCCTACTTAAAAAGGATGCACGGATCTGGTGGGAAGTAGTAAGACAGAGTGGCAACATAACAACTATGACCTGGTTGGACTTTGTTGATGTGTTCAACAGGAAGTACTACAGTGCCGCCATACTGGCTGCAAAAGAAGATGAGTTTATGAATCTGAGGCAGAACAATCTCACTGTCACGGAGTATGCTAGGCAATTTGACCGTCTGGCAAAGTTTGCGCAAGAGATCGTACCAACCGAGGCCCTTCGGGTCAAAAGGTTTTTGAAGGGGATGAACCCCATGATAAAAAAAGATGTGAAAATCATGGTGGGGACCAACACAGTTTATGCTGAGGTGTTAGAGAAAGCTCTCGAAGATGAGCTGCTCGAAAATGATATAAAGAAGGAGAATGCTGCTAAGTGGGAAGCCCGAAGAAACAATGGAGGAAATCAAGAGAATAAGAGAAAACACGAGGGAAATCACGGTAATGATCGTGATAAAAAGGGGAAAGCAGTGgtccaaaataacaacaatgggGTGAAAAGGTCCTATGTAGAATTCCCAATTTCCCCCAAATGCAATAGAAAACATCTTGGGGAGTGTAAGATGAAGTCAGGGGTGTGCTACAATTGTGGGCAGCCAGGCCATCTGAAGAAAAATTGCCCAAAGGGACAAAAGAAGGAGAACCAAGCCGCTCCCGCTCGAGTGTTTGCTCTCACCAGAGGAGAAGCGGCCACAAGCAACACTGTTGTCTCAGGTCAGGTTTCTATTTACGGATTGCCTTGTAATGTTCTCTTTGATTCTGGAGCTACTCATTCTTATATAGCTACTAGATTGATTGATAGTATAGATAAGCCATGTGACCTACTTAGATGTGGTATTGTAACGGAATTACCCTCGGGAGAAACCATGTTATCAATAAGAAGAATGCGAGATGTACctatcataatcgaaagcaaagAACTCATGGGCGACCTAATAGAGCTGGGAATAAAGGAATATGATGTTATACTTGGGATGGATTGGCTATCTAGTCACGGTGCGACAATCAATTGCCGAAAGAAACTGCTCGTTTTTGAAACAAAGGCTGGGGATCAGTTTATATTCAAGGGCGACAAGCTAGCCCTTAGGACTCCATTAATCTCTTCCCTGAAAGCTAGTCAGCTAATGAAGGCGGGATGCATGACATTCTTGGCCAGCGTAGTGGATCGAGCAATAGAGACGCAACTAAATGTGGAGAACGTGCACATAGTCTGTGAATTTCCagatgtctttccagaagatctACCGGGACTACCTCCAGACAGAGAGGTGGAGTTCATCATCGAATTAGCCCCATGGACTAATCCAATTTCAAAGGCCCCATACAGAATGGCACCTAATGAGCTAAAAGAGCTTAAAATACAACTACATGAGCTCTTAGACAAAGGGTTCATTAGACCgagttactcaccttggggtgcgccGGTActcttcgtcaagaagaaagatggaagtaTGAGGATGTGCGTGGACTACCGTGAGCTCAACAAGGTGACCATCAAGAATAAGTACCCTCTGCCAAGGATTGACGATCTCTTTGATCAATTGCAAGGCTCGGCTGTGTTCTCAAAGATAGATTTAAGATCTGGGTATCACCAGCTGAAGGTCCGGAAGGAAGATATACCCAAGACAGCATTCAGAAcacggtatggacactatgagttCTTAGTAATGTCTTTCGGACTAACTAACGCCCCAGCAGCCTTCATGGATATGATGAATAAGGTGTTCAAGGAATACCTAGATAAGTTTGTTGTTGTATTCATTGATGACATTCTTATCTACTCCAAAACTGTGGAGGAACATGAGGAACACCTGAGGATGACTCTAAACCGACTTAAGGAGAACCAACTatacgccaaattcaagaaatgtgaattttggttagaGAAGGTGGCATTCCTAGGCCATATAGTTTCCAAAGATGGAATCGAGGTGGATCCTACAAAGATCGAAGCGGTCAAGAGCTGGCCAACACCTAAGACTGCAAGTGAAgtaagaagcttcttgggtctagCTGGTTACTATAGACGCTTCGTTGAAGGATTTTCCAAGATCGCAACTCCTCTAACCAACTTGACTCGAAAGACGCAgaagtttgtctggtcagaaaaGTGTGAGGATAGTTTCCAAACACTTAAGGACAAACTAATAACAGCCCCTGTATTATGTGTTCCCAATAACAAGGATAAGTTTGTGGTGTACTGCGACGCATCAAAACAAGGGCTGGGATGCATGCTAATGCAGAATGACAAAGTAGTAGCATATGTCTCAAGACAACTTAAGGAGTATGAACAGAGGTACCCAACACACGATCTGGAGTTGGCAGCA GAACTCAACATGAGGCAGAGGCGATGGCTAGAGCTTgttaaggactatgattgtgaaatcCACTACCATCCGGGGAAGGCCAACGTAGTAGCAGACGCGCTAAGTAGACGCAGTTATGCCAGCTTGGCAATACTGGCACAAATGGAAATGCCACTACAACAAGAACTCCAAAGAAGTGGTATAGAGATCATTACACAAAAGCTAGCTAACCTAACCATTGTCTCGACGCTGCTACAAGAACTTAAAGATGCACAGATTGTTGATGAGTTCTTACAGAAGAAAAGAGCAAGCATGCCAGAGAAGGAGGCAGAGGATTTCTCCGAAGGTACAGACAGCATGCTAAGGTATAAGGGAAGAGTGTGTGTAGCCAACGACATAGAGCTTAAAAGAAAGATCATGATGGAAGCACACACTACACCCTACTCAATGCATCCAGGGTCAACCAAAATGTAA